From one Catellatospora sp. IY07-71 genomic stretch:
- a CDS encoding acyl-CoA dehydrogenase family protein: MVDASRLRLRAAEIAEEVLFPAALAVDAADRVPASHLDLLAAEGLYGAAVPEDGDGRDFPLLASLVESLASGCLTTAFVWLQHHGPVLAAAYSEQPGIRDTWLGPLSTGERRAGIALAGLRSRTAPMRVRAVGGGFLLDGEAPWVTGWDMIDVLYAAARDEHDDVRFLLVDAIAGPTLGVTPLELVAVQASRTVNVRFESHFVPAHRLADVRPYATWSSSDASGSALNGFLALGTAARCCRLIGPSPLDAELAATRAALLAADPAATPAARAAASELALRATATLAVQTGARAVLRGEQAQRLLREAAFLLVFGNRPAIRDELLGRLR; this comes from the coding sequence ATGGTCGACGCGAGCAGACTGCGGCTGCGCGCCGCCGAGATCGCCGAAGAGGTGCTGTTCCCGGCCGCGCTGGCGGTGGACGCGGCCGACCGGGTGCCCGCGTCGCACCTGGATCTGCTGGCGGCCGAGGGTCTCTACGGCGCGGCCGTGCCGGAGGACGGGGACGGCAGGGACTTCCCGCTGCTCGCGTCACTGGTGGAGAGCCTGGCGAGCGGCTGCCTGACCACCGCGTTCGTCTGGCTGCAGCACCACGGGCCGGTGCTGGCCGCCGCGTACAGCGAGCAGCCCGGCATCCGCGACACCTGGCTCGGCCCGCTGTCGACGGGCGAGCGGCGGGCCGGGATCGCGCTGGCCGGGCTGCGCAGCCGCACCGCCCCGATGCGGGTGCGCGCCGTCGGCGGGGGCTTCCTCCTCGACGGCGAGGCACCCTGGGTGACCGGCTGGGACATGATCGACGTGTTGTACGCCGCCGCCCGCGACGAGCACGACGACGTGCGCTTCCTGCTGGTGGACGCGATCGCCGGGCCGACTCTGGGCGTCACCCCGTTGGAACTGGTCGCGGTGCAGGCGAGCCGGACCGTCAACGTGCGATTCGAGAGCCACTTCGTGCCCGCCCACCGGCTCGCCGACGTGCGGCCGTACGCCACCTGGTCGTCATCGGACGCGAGCGGCTCGGCGCTCAACGGCTTCCTCGCCCTGGGCACGGCGGCCCGGTGCTGCCGGCTGATCGGACCGAGCCCGCTGGACGCCGAACTGGCCGCCACCCGTGCGGCGCTGCTGGCCGCGGACCCGGCGGCGACCCCCGCGGCCCGCGCCGCCGCCTCGGAGCTGGCGTTGCGGGCGACCGCGACGCTGGCCGTGCAGACCGGCGCGCGGGCGGTGCTGCGCGGCGAGCAGGCCCAGCGGCTGCTGCGCGAGGCGGCCTTCCTGCTGGTCTTCGGCAACCGCCCGGCCATCCGCGACGAACTGCTGGGCCGCCTGCGATAG
- a CDS encoding aldehyde dehydrogenase family protein produces MPSKKDAAATRTTGAAAPARLAVRKTYKLFIGGAFPRSESGRTYVVADSRGQFVANAAQASRKDARDAVLAARAAFGKWSGATAYNKGQVIYRVAEMLEGRRGEFAALEVPESEVDEAVDRLVWYAGWTDKIAQVAGGANPVAGPYFNISSPEPSGVVAVVAPSSPTLLGLVSVIAPAIATGNTVIVISDAPRVAITLAEVLATSDVPGGVVNILTGSAAEMGPWLASHSDVNGLDLTGVADAKLALELEQAAAETLKRVRRPAAVDWSADPGLAPMTAYLETKTVWHPKGL; encoded by the coding sequence TTGCCCAGTAAGAAGGACGCCGCCGCGACGCGCACGACGGGCGCCGCCGCACCGGCACGGCTCGCCGTGCGCAAGACGTACAAGCTGTTCATCGGTGGTGCGTTCCCGCGCAGCGAGTCGGGCCGCACCTATGTCGTCGCCGACAGCAGGGGGCAGTTCGTGGCCAACGCCGCCCAGGCATCCCGCAAGGACGCCCGCGACGCCGTGCTCGCCGCGCGGGCCGCGTTCGGCAAGTGGTCGGGCGCGACCGCGTACAACAAGGGTCAGGTCATCTACCGCGTCGCGGAGATGCTGGAGGGCCGCCGCGGCGAGTTCGCCGCGCTGGAGGTCCCGGAGTCCGAGGTGGACGAGGCCGTCGACCGTCTGGTCTGGTACGCGGGCTGGACCGACAAGATCGCGCAGGTGGCGGGCGGGGCGAACCCGGTGGCCGGGCCGTACTTCAACATCTCCTCGCCCGAGCCGAGCGGGGTCGTCGCGGTCGTCGCGCCGTCCAGCCCGACGCTGCTCGGCCTGGTCAGCGTCATCGCCCCGGCGATCGCCACCGGCAACACGGTGATCGTGATCTCCGACGCCCCGCGCGTGGCGATCACGCTGGCCGAGGTGCTGGCCACCTCCGACGTGCCGGGCGGCGTGGTGAACATCCTCACCGGCTCCGCCGCCGAGATGGGCCCCTGGCTCGCCTCGCACAGCGACGTCAACGGCCTGGACCTGACCGGCGTGGCCGACGCCAAGCTGGCCCTGGAGCTGGAGCAGGCCGCCGCCGAGACCCTCAAGCGCGTCCGCCGCCCGGCGGCCGTCGACTGGTCCGCCGACCCCGGCCTCGCCCCCATGACGGCGTACCTGGAAACCAAGACCGTCTGGCACCCCAAGGGCCTGTAA
- a CDS encoding aldehyde dehydrogenase family protein: MTKFEYAPAPESRSIVKLQPSYGLFINGEFTDGAGSFKTISPASEEVLAEVAEASAADVDRAVQAARRAYEDVWGPMPGRERAKYLFRIARIIAERSRELAVLESLNNGKPIKESRDVDVPLSAAHFFYYAGWADKLPYAGFGADPRPLGVAGQVIPWNFPLLMLAWKIAPALAAGNTVVLKPAETTPLSALLFAEICQQAELPPGVVNIVTGAGETGAALVNHPDVDKVAFTGSTEVGRIIARAVAGTKKKVTLELGGKAANIVFDDAAIDQAVEGIVNGIFFNQGHVCCAGSRLLVQESVADQLLESLKRRMATLRVGDPLDKNTDIGAINSAEQLSRIKALAEIGASEGAERWSPACELPERGFWFAPTIFTGVSQAHRIAREEIFGPVLSVLTFRTPAEAVEKANNTPYGLSAGIWSEKGSRILAIADQLRAGVVWANTFNKFDPTSPFGGYKESGYGREGGRHGLEAYLAQ, from the coding sequence ATGACGAAGTTCGAATACGCTCCGGCGCCGGAGTCGCGCTCGATCGTGAAGCTGCAGCCGTCGTACGGGCTGTTCATCAACGGCGAGTTCACCGACGGCGCGGGCAGCTTCAAGACTATCTCCCCCGCCTCCGAGGAGGTGCTGGCCGAGGTCGCCGAGGCGTCGGCCGCCGACGTGGACCGGGCCGTGCAGGCGGCGCGGCGCGCGTACGAGGACGTGTGGGGCCCGATGCCGGGCCGGGAGCGGGCCAAGTACCTGTTCCGCATCGCGCGCATCATCGCCGAGCGCAGCCGCGAGCTGGCCGTGCTGGAGTCGCTGAACAACGGCAAGCCGATCAAGGAGTCGCGCGACGTCGACGTGCCGCTGTCGGCCGCGCACTTCTTCTACTACGCGGGCTGGGCCGACAAGCTGCCGTACGCGGGCTTCGGCGCGGACCCCCGCCCGCTGGGCGTGGCCGGCCAGGTCATCCCGTGGAACTTCCCGCTGCTCATGCTCGCCTGGAAGATCGCCCCGGCGCTGGCCGCGGGTAACACGGTGGTGCTCAAGCCGGCCGAGACGACGCCGCTGAGCGCGCTGCTGTTCGCCGAGATCTGCCAGCAGGCCGAGCTGCCGCCGGGCGTGGTCAACATCGTCACCGGCGCGGGCGAGACCGGCGCGGCCCTGGTGAACCACCCCGACGTGGACAAGGTCGCCTTCACCGGCTCGACCGAGGTCGGCCGGATCATCGCGCGGGCCGTCGCGGGCACCAAGAAGAAGGTCACCCTGGAGCTGGGCGGCAAGGCGGCGAACATCGTCTTCGACGACGCCGCGATCGACCAGGCCGTCGAGGGCATCGTCAACGGCATCTTCTTCAACCAGGGCCACGTCTGCTGCGCGGGCTCCCGGCTGCTGGTGCAGGAGTCCGTCGCCGACCAGCTGCTGGAGTCGCTGAAGCGGCGCATGGCCACCCTGCGCGTGGGCGACCCGCTGGACAAGAACACCGACATCGGCGCGATCAACTCCGCGGAGCAGCTCTCCCGGATCAAGGCGCTGGCCGAGATCGGCGCCAGCGAAGGCGCGGAGCGCTGGTCGCCGGCCTGCGAGCTGCCCGAGCGCGGGTTCTGGTTCGCGCCGACCATCTTCACCGGCGTGTCCCAGGCGCACCGCATCGCCCGCGAGGAGATCTTCGGGCCGGTGCTGTCGGTGCTGACCTTCCGCACCCCGGCCGAGGCGGTCGAGAAGGCCAACAACACGCCGTACGGCCTGTCGGCGGGCATCTGGTCGGAGAAGGGCTCGCGCATCCTCGCCATCGCCGACCAGCTGCGGGCCGGTGTGGTCTGGGCGAACACGTTCAACAAGTTCGACCCCACCTCGCCGTTCGGCGGTTACAAGGAGTCCGGATACGGCCGCGAGGGCGGCCGCCACGGCCTGGAGGCCTACCTTGCCCAGTAA
- the deoC gene encoding deoxyribose-phosphate aldolase — MTATISPLSEVTRSDAALRTFLHGLPGVDRVGADARAAGLGTRSIKTTAKAWAIDLAIRMVDLTTLEGADTPGKVRALCAKARRPDPADPSCPPVAAICVYPSMVPTAAEALRGSGIHLASVATAFPSGQAPLKVKLDDTRAAVAGGADEIDMVISRGAFLAGRYLEVFEEIVAIKEACGKAHLKVILETGELVTYDNVRRASWLAMLAGGDFIKTSTGKVSPAATLPVTLIMLEAVRDFLDTTGRKVGVKPAGGIRTTKDAIKYLVMVNEIAGDGWLDPDWFRFGASTLLNDLLMQRTKLATGHYSGPDYFTLD, encoded by the coding sequence ATGACGGCCACCATCTCACCGTTGTCCGAGGTCACGCGCTCTGACGCGGCGCTGCGGACCTTCCTGCACGGCCTGCCCGGCGTGGACCGGGTCGGCGCCGACGCGCGCGCCGCGGGCCTGGGCACCCGATCGATCAAGACGACCGCGAAGGCGTGGGCGATCGACCTCGCCATCCGGATGGTGGACCTGACCACGCTGGAGGGCGCGGACACCCCCGGCAAGGTCCGGGCGCTGTGCGCGAAGGCGCGCCGTCCCGACCCCGCCGACCCGTCCTGCCCGCCGGTCGCCGCGATCTGCGTGTACCCGTCGATGGTGCCGACCGCCGCCGAGGCGCTGCGGGGCTCCGGCATCCACCTGGCCAGCGTCGCGACCGCGTTCCCGTCGGGGCAGGCGCCGCTGAAGGTGAAGCTGGACGACACCCGCGCGGCCGTCGCGGGGGGCGCCGACGAGATCGACATGGTGATCAGCCGGGGCGCCTTCCTGGCCGGCCGCTACCTGGAGGTCTTCGAGGAGATCGTGGCGATCAAGGAGGCGTGCGGCAAGGCGCACCTCAAGGTCATCCTGGAGACCGGCGAGCTGGTCACGTACGACAACGTGCGGCGCGCGTCCTGGCTGGCCATGCTGGCCGGCGGCGACTTCATCAAGACCTCCACCGGCAAGGTGTCCCCCGCGGCGACCCTGCCGGTCACGCTGATCATGCTGGAGGCGGTGCGCGACTTCCTGGACACCACCGGCCGCAAGGTCGGCGTGAAGCCCGCGGGCGGCATCCGCACCACCAAGGACGCCATCAAGTACCTGGTCATGGTCAACGAGATCGCCGGCGACGGCTGGCTGGACCCGGACTGGTTCCGGTTCGGCGCGTCCACGCTGCTCAACGACCTGCTGATGCAGCGCACCAAGCTCGCCACCGGCCACTACTCCGGCCCCGACTACTTCACCCTGGACTGA
- a CDS encoding glycosyltransferase, whose translation MLVTDCHGVRIMHFTDTYLPRRDGVVTSLRTLRAAQAAAGHDVRCVVPAHGDQDDEPGLLRVPALACGVADLRLARWPLATRRSRERLVADLTAYRPDVVHVHTPGPAGLLGVLLADRTGARLVQTYHTDLHAYADAYKVPGWALRLLLRLYTRRLGVPAPAAGDRAAVLTEGNRLLLGPAKAVVVPTRAVLDRVALPVPAQRLALVPTGVGERPASRAEAGAFRAGHGIGPRDPLVLFVGRVNREKGVDLLVRAFARILADRPDAWLVLVGAVYEPRWLARLLRDAGPGIAARVVCTGQQPPHVVAAAYAAADVFAFPSRTDTQALVLQEAALAGLPAVLADPSLHRYGTLDGHAALAAPEPEPFAAAVLGLLGDRRAAHRLGAAARARAAAHTPQRYAEAMHAVYTMAADTTAAVGTTRAVAAG comes from the coding sequence ATGCTGGTCACCGACTGTCATGGCGTGCGCATCATGCACTTCACCGACACGTACCTGCCGCGCCGCGACGGTGTCGTCACCTCGCTGCGCACGCTGCGCGCGGCCCAGGCCGCCGCCGGACACGACGTGCGCTGCGTCGTCCCGGCTCACGGGGACCAGGACGACGAGCCCGGCCTGCTCCGGGTGCCCGCGCTCGCCTGCGGCGTGGCCGACCTGCGACTGGCCCGCTGGCCGCTGGCCACCCGCCGATCCCGCGAGCGCCTCGTCGCCGACCTGACCGCGTACCGGCCCGACGTGGTCCACGTGCACACCCCCGGCCCGGCCGGGCTGCTCGGGGTGCTGCTCGCCGACCGGACCGGCGCGCGGCTCGTCCAGACGTACCACACCGACCTGCACGCCTACGCCGACGCGTACAAGGTGCCCGGCTGGGCGCTGCGGCTGCTGCTGCGCCTCTACACCCGGCGGCTGGGCGTGCCCGCGCCCGCCGCGGGCGACCGGGCGGCCGTGCTGACCGAGGGCAACCGGCTGCTGCTCGGTCCCGCGAAGGCCGTGGTAGTGCCCACCCGGGCAGTGCTCGACCGGGTCGCCCTGCCGGTGCCCGCGCAGCGGCTCGCGCTGGTCCCCACGGGGGTGGGCGAGCGCCCCGCGTCGCGGGCCGAGGCGGGGGCGTTCCGCGCCGGGCACGGCATCGGGCCCCGCGACCCGCTGGTGCTGTTCGTCGGCCGGGTCAACCGCGAGAAGGGCGTCGACCTGCTGGTACGCGCGTTCGCCCGGATCCTGGCGGACCGGCCCGACGCGTGGCTGGTACTGGTCGGCGCGGTCTACGAGCCGCGCTGGCTGGCCCGGCTGCTCCGGGACGCCGGACCCGGGATCGCCGCTCGGGTCGTGTGCACCGGGCAGCAGCCGCCGCACGTCGTCGCCGCCGCGTACGCCGCCGCGGACGTGTTCGCGTTCCCGTCGCGTACCGACACGCAGGCCCTGGTGTTGCAGGAGGCGGCCCTGGCCGGGCTGCCCGCGGTGCTCGCCGACCCGTCCCTGCACCGCTACGGCACCCTCGACGGCCACGCCGCGCTCGCCGCGCCCGAGCCGGAGCCGTTCGCCGCCGCCGTGCTCGGCCTGCTCGGCGACCGCCGCGCCGCACACCGCCTCGGCGCCGCCGCCCGCGCCCGCGCCGCCGCGCACACCCCGCAGCGGTACGCCGAGGCGATGCACGCGGTGTACACCATGGCGGCGGACACCACGGCAGCGGTTGGCACGACGCGGGCGGTGGCGGCCGGGTAG
- the upp gene encoding uracil phosphoribosyltransferase, translating into MDVLVVDHPLAQARLTAMRDARTDSASFRAALHELTTMLAYEATRTFKADTFPVETPVATAVGTRLANPPLLVPVLRAGLGMADAALSLLPESSMGFVGLARDEHTFEPRAYMESLPGDLTGKPVLVLDPMLATGGSLEHCCRLLADRGCTDITVLCVLAAPAGIDRLRASNLPLRLVTASIDSHLNEHMFIVPGLGDAGDRQFGGMPRF; encoded by the coding sequence GTGGACGTACTCGTCGTAGATCACCCGCTGGCCCAGGCCCGCCTCACCGCCATGCGCGACGCTCGCACCGACTCGGCCAGCTTCCGGGCCGCGCTGCACGAGCTCACCACCATGCTGGCCTACGAGGCCACGCGCACCTTCAAGGCCGACACGTTCCCGGTCGAGACCCCGGTGGCGACCGCCGTCGGCACCCGCCTGGCCAACCCGCCGCTGCTGGTGCCGGTGCTGCGGGCCGGTCTCGGCATGGCCGACGCCGCGCTGAGCCTGCTGCCCGAGTCCTCGATGGGCTTCGTCGGCCTCGCCCGCGACGAGCACACCTTCGAGCCCCGCGCCTACATGGAGTCCCTCCCCGGCGACCTCACCGGCAAGCCCGTCCTGGTCCTGGACCCCATGCTCGCCACCGGCGGCTCCCTCGAACACTGCTGCCGCCTGCTCGCCGACCGCGGCTGCACCGACATCACCGTGCTCTGTGTCCTGGCCGCCCCCGCCGGCATCGACCGCCTCCGCGCCTCCAACCTCCCCCTCCGCCTGGTGACGGCCTCCATCGACAGCCACCTCAACGAACACATGTTCATCGTCCCCGGCCTCGGCGACGCCGGCGACCGCCAATTCGGCGGCATGCCCCGCTTCTAA
- a CDS encoding bifunctional 2-polyprenyl-6-hydroxyphenol methylase/3-demethylubiquinol 3-O-methyltransferase UbiG, whose translation MTSYATEPGLLTGDQKIQAAVLESLAEAVNHRRWFAGMATPYLGTHPIEIGSGLGDYAIEWLPHVERYTATEADPERLVDLKQRFADDPRVEIREMLLPTDEHGEHTALVSYNVLEHIEDDVAALRSMARLVRPGAPLVLVVPAFPIAMSRVDVATGHWRRYTRRTLTDVALAAGLRVERMEYVNSLGFICYFITARLLGMSPKGGTMMHVYDSVVTPVTRRLERRHRPPFGQSVLAVLRRPT comes from the coding sequence ATGACGTCGTACGCCACAGAGCCCGGCCTTCTCACCGGCGACCAGAAGATCCAGGCCGCGGTGCTGGAGAGCCTGGCCGAGGCGGTCAACCACCGCCGCTGGTTCGCCGGCATGGCCACGCCCTACCTGGGTACGCACCCCATCGAGATCGGCAGCGGGCTCGGCGACTACGCGATCGAGTGGCTGCCGCACGTCGAGCGCTACACGGCCACCGAGGCCGACCCGGAGCGCCTCGTCGACCTCAAGCAGCGCTTCGCCGACGACCCCCGGGTGGAGATCCGCGAGATGCTGCTGCCCACCGACGAGCACGGCGAGCACACCGCCCTGGTCAGCTACAACGTCCTGGAGCACATCGAGGACGACGTCGCCGCCCTGCGCAGCATGGCCCGTCTGGTCCGCCCCGGCGCGCCCCTGGTCCTGGTGGTCCCCGCGTTCCCGATCGCGATGAGCCGCGTCGACGTCGCCACCGGCCACTGGCGCCGCTACACCCGCCGCACCCTCACCGACGTCGCCCTCGCCGCAGGCCTGCGGGTCGAGCGCATGGAGTACGTCAACTCCCTCGGCTTCATCTGCTACTTCATCACCGCACGCCTACTCGGCATGTCCCCCAAGGGCGGCACCATGATGCACGTCTACGACTCGGTGGTCACCCCCGTGACCCGCCGCCTCGAACGCCGCCACCGCCCACCGTTCGGCCAGTCCGTCCTGGCCGTCCTCCGCCGCCCCACCTGA